Proteins from a genomic interval of Nocardia sp. BMG51109:
- a CDS encoding YbaB/EbfC family nucleoid-associated protein, whose translation MVSEFFKSEMAEVARQARAQIGRYAEVQRQRTYLTGTGSARRGKVTVTVNADGALTDVKFGRNVEELEYPELSKALLEAADAAVADVRRKNEELLAPVQEEQARLPRMSDLVPGMPDFGSIMPSSEPAPLRNDSTDPESEESPMVFRNTETVEERSKDRGVTDSGW comes from the coding sequence GTGGTCAGCGAATTCTTCAAGAGCGAAATGGCGGAGGTCGCGCGCCAGGCCCGCGCGCAGATCGGCCGCTACGCCGAAGTCCAGCGGCAGCGAACGTACCTGACCGGCACGGGCTCGGCCCGGCGTGGAAAGGTCACTGTGACGGTGAACGCCGACGGCGCGCTCACCGACGTGAAATTCGGCCGGAACGTCGAGGAACTCGAATATCCCGAGTTGAGCAAGGCCCTGCTGGAGGCGGCCGACGCGGCGGTCGCGGACGTGCGCCGGAAGAACGAAGAGCTGTTGGCGCCCGTACAGGAGGAGCAGGCGCGCCTTCCGAGGATGTCCGATCTGGTCCCGGGCATGCCCGATTTCGGCTCCATTATGCCGAGTTCCGAACCGGCTCCGCTGCGCAACGATTCCACAGACCCCGAATCCGAAGAATCGCCGATGGTTTTCCGGAACACCGAAACGGTCGAGGAGCGATCCAAGGATCGTGGGGTCACCGACTCCGGCTGGTAA
- a CDS encoding response regulator transcription factor → MRVAIVEDDDGVGAALISALATREYDPVRIRRGIDLLLTHSRYDAVVLDLGLPDMDGLEVLRKLRAVSEIPVIVLTARGTERAVVRGLRAGADDYIVKPPRIAELIARIETVTRRATTATPASAPASVVVTGDVRVDLAARQVTVADLPVELTHTEFEILRLLLERPGTAISRHQLMDRIWGDAYVSISRTLDVHMAGLRRKLRRPGLIATIRGHGYRWEG, encoded by the coding sequence GTGCGGGTGGCGATAGTCGAGGACGACGACGGGGTGGGTGCGGCGCTCATCTCCGCGTTGGCCACCCGGGAGTACGACCCCGTCCGGATCCGGCGCGGCATCGATCTGCTGCTGACGCATTCCCGATACGACGCCGTGGTCCTCGATCTCGGCCTGCCCGACATGGACGGGCTCGAGGTGCTGAGGAAACTGCGTGCGGTCAGTGAGATTCCCGTCATCGTGCTGACCGCGCGCGGCACCGAGCGGGCGGTCGTGCGCGGCCTGCGCGCCGGCGCCGACGACTACATCGTCAAACCCCCACGCATCGCCGAGCTCATCGCCCGCATCGAGACCGTCACGCGCAGGGCCACCACCGCGACACCGGCATCGGCGCCGGCGTCGGTGGTGGTGACCGGTGACGTGCGGGTCGACCTCGCCGCCCGGCAGGTCACCGTCGCGGACCTCCCGGTCGAGCTGACCCACACGGAATTCGAAATACTGCGCCTACTGCTGGAACGCCCGGGCACCGCGATCAGCAGACACCAGCTGATGGATCGCATCTGGGGTGATGCCTACGTGTCGATTTCCCGCACCCTCGATGTCCATATGGCCGGCCTGCGCAGAAAACTGCGCAGGCCCGGCCTCATCGCCACGATCCGCGGGCACGGATATCGGTGGGAAGGCTGA
- a CDS encoding HAMP domain-containing sensor histidine kinase has translation MRRRLLISLTGFAMAAVLGFAIPLSLTYALSRTQQLWLGRTADTERFAALAEVAIDDGDRHSITQEAYRYTDLYGDRLLILDAARAVVVDTGVDARDPAVATALDATQRTRSNSAPGRVLPWGPDTLIVARRIGTDIRVDGAVVLEVSTARVRSDITRAWIVVIGCASLAMVLCTTLALGLSRWVLRPLRALSGAVDRLTTGLPRVPPPDGTGPISRRHVGPPEIRSLARSFDHMAFSVNSSMTAQRKLVEDTAHSMRNPLAALAIRIDSLAPGVHETVSEEYAGARAEVDRLTTLLDGLLTLAVAETHEPADELDPDGLECDAADVAEERAEAWRPAFDTAGITLAVAPAAGAHHTAVGAESLARILDVALSNSRAYAGRGAHTEVLVDGTAGRVSIMVRDNGNGVPADEIRHLTTRFFRGRSASGTGSGLGLPIAAALAEAHGGELILERVRPHGLAMIVRLPRAAPA, from the coding sequence ATGCGCCGACGTTTGCTGATCTCACTCACCGGATTCGCGATGGCCGCCGTCCTCGGATTCGCGATACCCCTGTCGCTGACCTACGCCCTCAGCCGCACCCAGCAGCTATGGCTGGGCCGCACCGCGGACACCGAACGTTTCGCCGCCCTCGCAGAGGTGGCGATCGACGACGGCGACCGCCACAGCATCACCCAGGAGGCGTACCGCTACACCGACCTGTACGGCGACCGGCTGCTGATCCTGGACGCCGCGCGTGCGGTCGTCGTCGACACCGGCGTCGATGCCCGTGACCCGGCGGTCGCGACGGCCCTGGATGCGACGCAACGCACTCGGAGCAACAGCGCCCCCGGGCGAGTGCTGCCGTGGGGTCCGGACACTCTGATCGTCGCGCGCCGGATCGGCACCGACATACGAGTCGACGGTGCGGTCGTCCTCGAGGTGTCGACCGCGCGGGTCCGGTCCGATATCACCCGGGCCTGGATCGTCGTCATCGGCTGCGCGAGTCTGGCAATGGTGTTGTGCACGACCCTGGCCCTGGGGTTGAGCCGCTGGGTGCTGCGTCCGCTGCGGGCGCTGTCGGGTGCGGTCGACAGGCTGACCACGGGTCTGCCTCGCGTACCGCCGCCCGACGGGACGGGGCCGATCAGCCGCCGGCATGTCGGCCCACCGGAAATACGATCCCTGGCGCGATCCTTCGACCACATGGCGTTCTCGGTGAACTCGTCCATGACGGCGCAGCGCAAACTCGTCGAGGATACCGCGCACTCGATGCGAAATCCCTTGGCGGCATTGGCAATACGTATCGACTCGTTGGCACCGGGGGTGCACGAAACCGTCTCGGAGGAGTACGCCGGCGCACGCGCCGAGGTCGATCGTCTCACCACCCTGCTGGACGGACTGCTCACGCTGGCGGTCGCCGAGACCCACGAGCCCGCCGACGAACTCGACCCCGACGGGTTGGAATGCGACGCGGCGGACGTCGCCGAGGAACGCGCCGAGGCATGGCGGCCGGCGTTCGACACCGCGGGCATCACGCTGGCCGTCGCGCCGGCGGCGGGAGCGCACCACACGGCCGTCGGCGCGGAGTCGCTGGCACGGATATTGGATGTGGCGCTGAGCAATTCCCGCGCCTACGCCGGACGCGGAGCGCATACCGAGGTGCTCGTCGACGGCACGGCCGGGCGCGTCTCGATCATGGTGCGGGACAACGGGAACGGTGTCCCCGCCGACGAGATCCGGCACCTGACTACGCGATTCTTCCGAGGCCGTTCCGCGTCCGGAACCGGATCCGGACTCGGGCTACCCATCGCCGCCGCTCTCGCCGAGGCGCACGGCGGTGAGCTGATCCTCGAACGGGTACGCCCGCACGGACTGGCAATGATCGTGCGATTGCCGCGGGCGGCCCCGGCATGA
- a CDS encoding TAXI family TRAP transporter solute-binding subunit yields the protein MIARRALLGAAMALPAASCARRPPRPTIRLAAGEPEGFYFAFAHLLAGISTDLEIGIIATTGSRTNLAILADGDADIAMSLADSLPAAPRDAAAIARIYEDYLQLFVRRDSPVRTIADLRGRRISLGALGSGGEFTGDRLMRASGLDPGADLDVIALPLPAAIAALENAEIDALLWVGGVPTPLLDSPARMRLLDIGSAAAPLRELFHFPYHRIRIPAGVYAETPAVDTVGTSNILLTTTAVPDSVIATVTRTLLDNADRLMPYRSAGSQYLDERSMISTADLPLHPAAARVYRERHR from the coding sequence ATGATCGCGCGACGTGCCCTCCTCGGTGCGGCGATGGCCCTGCCGGCCGCGTCCTGCGCCCGGCGGCCGCCACGGCCGACGATCCGCTTAGCGGCCGGGGAACCCGAGGGTTTCTACTTTGCCTTCGCTCATCTGCTCGCCGGCATCTCGACCGACCTCGAGATCGGCATCATCGCCACCACCGGCTCACGCACCAACCTGGCGATCCTGGCCGACGGCGACGCCGATATCGCGATGTCCCTGGCCGATTCGCTCCCTGCCGCACCCCGCGACGCCGCGGCAATCGCCCGGATATACGAGGACTATCTGCAACTGTTCGTGCGCCGCGACAGCCCCGTCCGGACCATCGCCGACCTGCGCGGCCGGCGAATAAGCCTCGGCGCTCTCGGATCCGGGGGAGAATTCACCGGCGACCGGCTGATGCGAGCGAGCGGCCTCGATCCGGGCGCGGACCTCGATGTCATCGCGCTCCCGCTGCCCGCCGCCATAGCGGCCCTGGAGAATGCCGAGATCGATGCCCTACTGTGGGTCGGCGGTGTCCCGACACCGCTGCTCGACTCGCCCGCCCGGATGCGCCTGCTGGACATCGGATCGGCGGCGGCGCCCCTGCGGGAGCTGTTCCACTTTCCGTACCACCGCATTCGGATACCGGCCGGTGTCTACGCGGAAACTCCCGCCGTCGATACCGTAGGAACGTCCAACATACTGCTGACCACCACCGCCGTCCCCGATTCGGTGATCGCCACCGTCACCCGGACCCTCCTCGACAACGCGGATCGCCTGATGCCCTACCGATCCGCCGGTTCCCAGTACCTCGACGAACGCTCCATGATCAGCACGGCCGACCTGCCCCTCCACCCCGCCGCGGCCCGGGTGTACCGGGAGCGGCACCGGTGA
- a CDS encoding barstar family protein has protein sequence MSTPLPLARFLSGAPGDSAAVSPCPVLGALPVSAGEFSGVGYRAPGDYVVRELRGAKMRTVAGIFDEFAAAFQFPYYFGENPDAFDECLRDLDDFLGTAPGYVVVIRDSEQLLADRPDRLEWFAEAMGDAAAHWSSLGRVFRVVLQGTPALDTAPLTL, from the coding sequence ATGAGCACGCCATTGCCGCTGGCCCGGTTCCTGTCCGGTGCGCCGGGAGATTCCGCCGCGGTGTCTCCCTGTCCGGTGCTCGGCGCCCTTCCGGTGTCCGCCGGAGAGTTCAGCGGGGTCGGTTACCGGGCTCCCGGCGACTACGTGGTCCGGGAACTGCGGGGTGCCAAGATGCGTACCGTCGCGGGTATTTTCGACGAGTTCGCGGCGGCGTTCCAGTTCCCGTACTACTTCGGTGAGAACCCGGATGCCTTCGACGAATGTTTGCGTGATCTGGACGATTTCCTCGGTACCGCACCGGGATACGTTGTGGTGATCCGCGATTCGGAACAGTTGCTGGCCGACCGACCCGACCGGCTGGAGTGGTTCGCCGAGGCCATGGGCGATGCCGCCGCCCACTGGTCGTCACTCGGTCGCGTGTTCCGGGTCGTTCTGCAGGGCACGCCCGCTCTCGACACGGCACCCCTCACGCTGTGA